In one window of Caloenas nicobarica isolate bCalNic1 chromosome 34, bCalNic1.hap1, whole genome shotgun sequence DNA:
- the FBL gene encoding rRNA 2'-O-methyltransferase fibrillarin isoform X2: MRPGFSPRGGRGGFRGGRGVFIVRGREDALVTRNLVPGESVYGEKRISVEEGDTKVEYRAWNPFRSKLAAAILGGIDQIHMGPGSKVLYLGAASGTTVSHVADIVGPEGLVYAVEFSHRSGRDLINVAKKRTNVIPVIEDARHPHKYRMLVGMVDVIFADVAQPDQTRIVALNAHNFLRNGGHFVISIKANCIDSTAPAESVFAGEVRKMASERMRPQEQLTLEPYERDHALVVGVYRPPPKQK, from the exons ATGAGGCCTG GGTTCAGCCCGCGTGGGGGACGCGGCGGCTTCCGGGGCGGCCGAG GCGTGTTCATCGTGCGGGGCCGCGAGGACGCGCTCGTGACGCGGAACCTGGTGCCCGGGGAGTCGGTGTACGGGGAGAAGAGGATCAGCGTGGAg gaAGGTGACACCAAGGTCGAGTATCGCGCCTGGAACCCGTTCAGGTCCAAACTCGCCGCCGCCATCCTGGGCGGGATCGACCAGATCCACATGGGACCCGGGTCCAAAGTCCTGTACCTGGGGGCGGCCTCGGGGACAACGGTGTCACACGTGGCCGACATCGTGGGGCCG GAGGGCCTGGTCTACGCTGTGGAGTTTTCCCACCGCTCGGGGCGCGACCTCATCAACGTGGCCAAGAAACGAACCAACGTGATCCCCGTGATCGAGGACGCGCGGCACCCCCACAAGTACCGGATGCTCGTCG GGATGGTCGACGTGATCTTCGCGGACGTGGCCCAGCCCGACCAGACGCGCATCGTCGCCCTCAACGCCCACAACTTCCTGCGCAACGGCGGGCACTTCGTCATCTCCATCAAG GCCAACTGCATCGACTCGACCGCCCCCGCCGAGTCGGTGTTCGCGGGGGAGGTTCGGAAAATGGCCTCGGAGCGGATGCGGCCGCAGGAGCAGCTCACGCTGGAGCCCTACGAGAGGGACCACGCGCTGGTGGTCGGGGTGTACCG cccccctccCAAGCAGAAGTGA
- the FBL gene encoding rRNA 2'-O-methyltransferase fibrillarin isoform X1 codes for MRPGFSPRGGRGGFRGGRGGSRGRGGVAGGRGRGGPARGGPAHRGSAPRGRGGRGGFKGGRKVTVEPHRHQGVFIVRGREDALVTRNLVPGESVYGEKRISVEEGDTKVEYRAWNPFRSKLAAAILGGIDQIHMGPGSKVLYLGAASGTTVSHVADIVGPEGLVYAVEFSHRSGRDLINVAKKRTNVIPVIEDARHPHKYRMLVGMVDVIFADVAQPDQTRIVALNAHNFLRNGGHFVISIKANCIDSTAPAESVFAGEVRKMASERMRPQEQLTLEPYERDHALVVGVYRPPPKQK; via the exons ATGAGGCCTG GGTTCAGCCCGCGTGGGGGACGCGGCGGCTTCCGGGGCGGCCGAG gtggctcccggggccgggggggcgtggccggggggCGTGGCCGAGGAGGCCCCGCCCGCGGAGGCCCCGCCCACCGAGGCTccgccccccggggccgggggggtcgcGGCGGCTTCAAGGGGGGACGGAAAGTGACGGTGGAGCCGCATCGGCACCAgg GCGTGTTCATCGTGCGGGGCCGCGAGGACGCGCTCGTGACGCGGAACCTGGTGCCCGGGGAGTCGGTGTACGGGGAGAAGAGGATCAGCGTGGAg gaAGGTGACACCAAGGTCGAGTATCGCGCCTGGAACCCGTTCAGGTCCAAACTCGCCGCCGCCATCCTGGGCGGGATCGACCAGATCCACATGGGACCCGGGTCCAAAGTCCTGTACCTGGGGGCGGCCTCGGGGACAACGGTGTCACACGTGGCCGACATCGTGGGGCCG GAGGGCCTGGTCTACGCTGTGGAGTTTTCCCACCGCTCGGGGCGCGACCTCATCAACGTGGCCAAGAAACGAACCAACGTGATCCCCGTGATCGAGGACGCGCGGCACCCCCACAAGTACCGGATGCTCGTCG GGATGGTCGACGTGATCTTCGCGGACGTGGCCCAGCCCGACCAGACGCGCATCGTCGCCCTCAACGCCCACAACTTCCTGCGCAACGGCGGGCACTTCGTCATCTCCATCAAG GCCAACTGCATCGACTCGACCGCCCCCGCCGAGTCGGTGTTCGCGGGGGAGGTTCGGAAAATGGCCTCGGAGCGGATGCGGCCGCAGGAGCAGCTCACGCTGGAGCCCTACGAGAGGGACCACGCGCTGGTGGTCGGGGTGTACCG cccccctccCAAGCAGAAGTGA
- the LOC136000724 gene encoding cytochrome c oxidase subunit 6B1, translating to MAEDVQARLARYKTAPFDSRFPNQNQTRNCWQNYLDFHRCQRSLAARGADSSPCQWYLRVYKSLCPTSWVTTWDESRAEGTFPGKI from the exons ATGGCGGAGGACGTGCAGGCCAGGCTGGCGCGGTACAAGACGGCGCCGTTCGACAGCCGCTTCCCCAACCAGAACCAGACCCGGAACTGCTGGCAGAACTACCTGG ACTTCCACCGCTGCCAGCGCTCCTTGGCCGCCCGCGGGGCCGACTCGTCCCCGTGCCAGTGGTACCTGCGGGTCTACAAGTCCCTGTGTCCGACCTCCTGG gtgACAACATGGGACGAGTCCCGCGCCGAGGGGACGTTCCCCGGCAAGATCTGA